Proteins encoded in a region of the Acipenser ruthenus chromosome 11, fAciRut3.2 maternal haplotype, whole genome shotgun sequence genome:
- the LOC117426975 gene encoding two pore channel protein 1 isoform X2, translating into MAVNMDDDDVPLILIWDEASSGLLSNEDPERVEVPSENGGGYDVTINNTPVPTPGVQDYRTQYRTLRQSWEMNYQEAAIYLQEGANNDKFFTHPRNPKALAAYLFAHNHLFYMMELVTGLLLMVLSLCEAPAVPTLRLDIYIHTTLELLALVMVAFELCMKLRWLGFQTFIRHKRTMVKTCVLLLQFVEAIVVLVRQLSHMRVTRALRPIFLVDCRYCGAVRRNLRQIFQSLPPFIDILLLLLFFMVIFAILGFYLFSQNPSDPYFNTLENSIVSLFVLLTTANFPDVMMPAYSRNTWSCVFFIVYLSIELYFIMNLLLAVVFDTFNGVEKMKFKSLLLHKRSAVDHAFKLLVSKQRPTGVSFKQFDGLMRFYRPRMSARDRYLTFKALNHSSTPILSLQDFYSFYAVTGLKWKARRSGEHWFDDFPHTTFLIFKGINILVKSKAFQYAMYVVVAVNGMWILVQTFMMHDGSFSPGTVPWSYILFLTIYGVEMLLKITGLGPLEYFSSGWNLFDFSVTLFAFLGLIVLAFDMEPFYFIVVLRPLQLLRLFKIKLRYRNVLDTMFELLPRMASLGLTLLIFYYSFAIVGMEFFVGVVYPNCCNTSTVADSYRLLNYTVGNRTVVEEGYYYLNNFNNIVNSFVTLFELTVVNNWYITMEGVTSQTSHWSRMYFMTFYIVTMVVMTIIVAFILDAFVFRMNYSRKNRDTEEEENGIVFETEVSKEEVDTVLELYKQTCVPASSISSLQGVLSAMDRNGHTSLVFLGRRSRTKSDLSMRMYEEEIQEWYTEYSQDSGCPRLERQLESLQSSVNQPPPDHVRLRSQTVG; encoded by the exons GAAGGTGCGAACAATGACAAGTTTTTCACTCACCCCAGGAACCCCAAGGCGCTGGCCGCCTACCTGTTTGCTCACAATCACCTGTTCTACATGATGGAGCTGGTGACAGGGCTGCTGCTGATGGTGCTGTCACTGTGCGAGGCCCCTGCAGTGCCCACACTGCGCCTTGACATCTAC ATCCACACCACACTGGAGCTGCTTGCTCTGGTGATGGTGGCGTTTGAGCTGTGTATGAAACTGCGCTGGCTGGGCTTCCAGACCTTCATCAGACACAAGAGGACGATGGTCAAG ACctgtgtgctgctgctgcagtttgTGGAGGCGATCGTGGTGCTGGTCAGACAGTTGTCCCACATGCGCGTGACGCGAGCCCTGAGGCCCATCTTCCTGGTGGACTGCAGATACTGCGGCGCAGTCCGGAG GAATCTGCGTCAGATTTTCCAGTCTCTTCCTCCTTTCATTGATATTCTGCTACTGTTGCTGTTTTTCATGGTTATATTTGCCATTTTAG GATTCTATTTGTTTTCTCAAAATCCATCAGACCCA TATTTCAACACTTTGGAAAACAGCATTGTCAGTCTGTTTGTCCTCCTGACCACTGCCAA TTTTCCAGATGTGATGATGCCAGCCTACTCCAGGAATACCTGGTCCTGTGTGTTCTTCATTGTGTATCTGTCTATAGAACTCTACTTCATCATGAACCTA CTCCTTGCTGTGGTATTCGACACCTTTAACGGAGTAGAAAAGATGAAATTTAAATCCCTACTTCTGCACAAGCGATCAGCAGTCGATCATGCCTTCAAGCTTCTGGTCAGCAAACAG AGGCCCACTGGGGTTTCCTTCAAGCAGTTTGACGGGCTGATGAGGTTTTACCGGCCCCGGATGAGTGCTAGAGACCGCTACCTGACCTTCAAGGCACTCAACCACTCCAGCACTCCAATACTCAG CTTGCAGGATTTCTACAGCTTCTATGCAGTTACAGGCTTGAAATGGAAG GCCAGAAGAAGTGGAGAGCACTGGTTTGATGACTTCCCACACACCACTTTCCTCATTTTCAAAG GCATTAATATTCTTGTGAAATCCAAAGCCTTCCAATATGCAATGT ATGTCGTAGTTGCAGTAAATGGAATGTGGATCCTGGTGCAAACATTCATGATGCACG ATGGAAGCTTCTCGCCAGGAACCGTTCCCTGGAGTTACATTTTGTTCCTCACAA TTTATGGAGTGGAGATGTTGTTAAAAATCACAGGACTGGGGCCCCTTGAATATTTCAGCTCTGGGTGGAACCT GTTTGATTTTTCAGTGACACTCTTCGCCTTTCTTGGCCTCATCGTCCTGGCGTTTGATATGGAGCCTTTCTACTTCATCGTGGTGCTCAGGCCTCTTCAGCTCTTGCG GCTGTTTAAAATCAAGCTGAGGTATCGCAATGTTCTCGATACCATGTTCGAACTGCTTCCTAGAATGGCCAg TTTGGGGCTGACCCTTCTTATCTTCTATTACTCCTTTGCCATTGTGGGGATGGAGTTCTTTGTTGGTGTCGTCTATCCAAACTGCTGCAA CACTAGCACAGTGGCAGACTCGTACCGCCTGCTCAACTACACTGTGGGGAACCGCACTGTGGTGGAGGAGGGCTACTACTATCTTAacaacttcaacaacattgtcAACAGCTTCG taacattGTTTGAGCTTACTGTGGTAAACAATTGGTATATCACTATG GAAGGAGTGACGTCACAGACCTCTCACTGGAGCCGCATGTACTTCATGACCTTCTACATCGTCACCATG GTGGTGATGACCATAATCGTGGCCTTCATTCTCGACGCCTTCGTGTTCAGGATGAACTACAGCAGAAAGAACAGGGACACTGAAG AAGAGGAGAACGGCATTGTGTTTGAGACGGAGGTGTCGAAGGAGGAGGTAGACACTGTGCTGGAGCTCTACAAGCAGACCTGCGTTCCAGCCTCCAGCATCTCCTCTCTGCAGGGGGTGCTCTCCGCCATGGACAGGAATGGG CACACCTCGTTGGTGTTCCTTGGTCGAAGATCCAGGACGAAGAGTGATTTAAGTATGAGAATgtatgaggaggagatacag gagtgGTATACAGAGTATTCGCAGGACAGTGGCTGCCCTCGGCTGGAGAGACAGTTGGAGAGTCTGCAGTCTTCAGTCAACCAGCCCCCTCCTGATCACGTGCGGCTGCGCTCTCAGACTGTCGGCTAG